The proteins below come from a single Triticum aestivum cultivar Chinese Spring chromosome 5D, IWGSC CS RefSeq v2.1, whole genome shotgun sequence genomic window:
- the LOC123121507 gene encoding secretory carrier-associated membrane protein 4, producing MAGRTRYDNPFEESGGDEVNPFADKATREAPATQSGYSGGSFYATQPRPSPPSSTRLSPLPPEPADFYNDFASPHTNKDMKTMEKELLAKEAELNRREKEIRRREEAAARAGVVIEEKNWPPFFPIIHHDIKNEIPVHLQRTQYFAFASLLGLITCLFWNIACVTAAWIKGEGPKIWFLAVIYFILGCPGAYYLWYRPLYRAMRNDSALKFGWFFLFYLVHIAFCVYAAISPSIMFVGKSLTGIFPSISLIGKSVIVGVFYFLGFAMFCLESSLSMWVIQRVYHYFRGSGKEAQMKREAARATARAAF from the exons ATGGCGGGGAGGACGAGGTACGACAACCCTTTCGAGGAGAGCGGTGGCGACGAGGTCAACCCTTTCGCG GACAAGGCTACTAGAGAAGCACCGGCTACTCAATCCGGTTATTCCGGCGGTTCATTCTATGCAACG CAACCACGGCCTAGTCCTCCTAGCAGCACTCGCCTTTCGCCTCTTCCTCCAGAGCCAGCTGACTTCTACAACGACTTTGCCTCCCCACACACAAACAAG GACATGAAGACAATGGAGAAGGAGCTTCTGGCCAAGGAAGCTGAGTTAAACAGGCGAGAGAAG GAAATTAGAAGAAGGGAAGAAGCTGCGGCACGAG CTGGCGTTGTCATAGAAGAGAAAAATTGGCCTCCATTTTTCCCCATCATTCATCATGATATCAAAAATGAGATACCCGTGCATCTTCAAAGAACACAGTATTTCGCCTTTGCATCACTTTTGG GATTGATCACGTGCCTGTTTTGGAACATCGCCTGTGTTACTGCTGCTTGGATTAAAGGGGAAG GTCCCAAGATCTGGTTTCTTGCAGTCATCTATTTTATTCTTGGTTGCCCAGGTGCCTACTATCTGTGGTACCGACCACTTTACCGCGCCATGAG GAATGATAGTGCTTTGAAATTTGGATGGTTTTTCCTGTTCTACTTG GTTCATATTGCTTTCTGCGTGTACGCAGCTATTTCTCCTTCAATTATGTTCGTGGGAAAATCACTAAC AGGGATTTTCCCATCGATCAGCTTGATAGGGAAGAGCGTCATTGTAGGG GTGTTCTACTTTCTTGGCTTTGCAATGTTTTGCCTCGAGTCGTCACTAAGCATGTGGGTCATTCAG CGcgtgtatcactattttcgaggaAGTGGGAAAGAAGCACAGATGAAGCGTGAAGCGGCACGCGCCACAGCTAGGGCAGCATTTTGA